Proteins found in one Hevea brasiliensis isolate MT/VB/25A 57/8 chromosome 18, ASM3005281v1, whole genome shotgun sequence genomic segment:
- the LOC110636596 gene encoding MYB-like transcription factor ETC1, whose product MAESEHSSSDETYVDSQEERNKESKLEFSEDEEELVIRMFNLVGERWSLIAGRIPGRTAEEIEKYWNSRYSTSE is encoded by the exons ATGGCTGAATCTGAACATTCTTCTTCTGATGAGACTTATGTGGACTCTCAAG AGGAAAGGAATAAAGAATCGAAGCTTGAATTCTCTGAGGATGAGGAAGAGCTTGTAATTAGGATGTTTAATCTAGTTGGAGAGAG GTGGTCTCTAATTGCTGGGAGGATTCCCGGAAGAACAGCAGAGGAGATTGAGAAGTATTGGAACTCCAGATACTCGACCAGCGAATGA
- the LOC110636594 gene encoding uncharacterized protein LOC110636594 — protein MVCEKCEKKLSKVIVPDKWKEGASNTTEGGGRKINENKLLSKKKRWTPYGNTKCMICKQQVHQDAKYCHTCAYTKGVCAMCGKQVLDTKFYKQSNV, from the exons ATGGTCTGCGAGAAGT GTGAGAAGAAGTTATCGAAGGTGATTGTACCAGATAAGTGGAAAGAAGGAGCCAGCAATACCACCGAAGGTGGTGGTCGTAAGATCAACGAGAACAAACTCCTCTCTAAGAAGAAAAG ATGGACTCCTTATGGAAATACCAAGTGCATGATTTGCAAGCAGCAGGTACACCAAGATGCCAAATACTGTCACACCTGTGCTTATACCAAAG GGGTTTGTGCAATGTGTGGTAAGCAAGTACTTGACACTAAGTTTTACAAACAAAGTAATGTATAA